From the Candidatus Peribacteria bacterium genome, one window contains:
- a CDS encoding phage holin family protein — translation MAESRGFSWPTKIIFQWVLTIGLVWLLSTKLEQYFYLNGGIPAYIIIGSLLTLMNMIMRPVLHIVFAPFHLVFGLIATIIMNWLFLFIIQKIAERMDPAVVTLTFFGGFTGWLVLAVVFGLTNWGMKMVLKA, via the coding sequence ATGGCTGAGTCCCGTGGATTTTCCTGGCCGACAAAAATCATCTTTCAGTGGGTACTGACCATTGGTCTTGTGTGGTTATTGAGCACAAAATTGGAACAGTATTTTTATCTGAATGGAGGCATCCCCGCGTATATCATCATTGGATCTTTGCTCACGCTTATGAACATGATCATGCGCCCGGTCCTCCACATTGTCTTTGCACCGTTTCATCTCGTCTTCGGATTGATTGCCACCATCATCATGAACTGGCTCTTCCTGTTTATCATTCAGAAAATTGCTGAACGAATGGACCCAGCCGTTGTGACATTAACCTTCTTTGGAGGATTTACAGGCTGGCTGGTACTGGCTGTAGTGTTTGGACTGACGAACTGGGGAATGAAGATGGTGTTGAAGGCCTAG
- a CDS encoding class I tRNA ligase family protein, which translates to MFDPVDPRQSFPQLEHGILSYWKDEDVFKRSIKNRSTADTFSFYDGPPFATGLPHYGHLLAGTIKDVIPRYQTMKGKRVERRFGWDCHGLPIEYEIEKEHNIKGKQDIEAMGVKAFNDLCRGIVQRYTKEWRATVERVGRFVDMDHDYKTMDPQYMESIWWVFKSLHDKGLIYEGYKPMHVCPRCGTPLSNFEVTQGYKDVTDQSATVRFELADEPGTYILAWTTTPWTLPGNLFLAVHPETDYVRVRCEGAVYIVAAALVGKVFEKKEHEVTGDAFKGETLIGKTYKPLFPYFVDAYKDSFKVVSGDFVTTEDGTGIVHIAPGFGEDDFTVGKQIFGKDYQPLQHVTMNGQFVPAVTDFAGMDVKPKDDPSKVDQKVIKWLEAQGLLFTSASYRHSYPHCWRCDSPLLNYATSSWFVSVDKVKQDMLLVNQETEWVPAHLRDGRFGKWLENARDWAISRNRYWGTPLPIWRTDDKKELEVIMNREDLMAHKLIRFTKVSVVRHGQSEGNLIPIYQGTMPGTNLTDLGKGQAASAAAFLNKSSIVPTVIYTSPIARALQTAEILAKETGAQIIVDDRLREIDMGEHEGKTIPVADLEISKQLRQDKKSLTSPQSTYHLPGMEPWDSVKARIFSFFEETLPKHRSDHIAIVTHGDPMYVVDHFFTKEDPYKIVARELASHATPQTYFWDHSTQSQMDLHKDVIDDLTWSGSLSDASVKLTLVRHGETDRNKDKRFNDDDTPLNATGDMQAETLAKTMGKGTFDVVLSSDLPRAAKTAAFIKKAIDAPHEEEWAMLRERNFGSWKGKTIAEVIKNKPLMYPDMDAALSHHTPENGESLQELLSRAEQAAAMIREKFAGKRVLLVGHGGFIQALRLVIENRSYAEGINLLPQNTEKIDFPLHPVLRRIPDVLDCWFESGSMPYAQSHFPFEQSSSELPKGFPADFIAEGIDQTRGWFYTLTVLSASLFKKPAFKHCIVNGTVLAEDGRKMSKRLKNYPDPVEVVEKHGADALRFALMSSPAVRAEDLRFSEKVVEETVRNVILPLWNSYSFFVTYANAAGFEPSSKPIASNHPLDKWIRAEVQDLVNRMTEQLDQYDLSATCNELGSTIDALTNWYIRLSRRRFAGKTAGEQDVYADGNDAERQAALTTLHEVLLTISQVLAPFCPFITDAIYLNLSPAKHGSIHLTDWPTMQALTKEDDALIRKNRVLRLIVRLGNKIRSEKKIKVRQPLSKSIIAIPVSMLKADDLTNEDLQLLRQELNVKDVTFTEDAGSLGQSIAMVDARKAGPRFGGRVQELIKAGKAGEFTVEENGEVLILDERLSPDEVKIIYNGREGADMAAEGGVVVSMETTLTDELIAEGYARDVIRSVQKLRKESGLLHTDTIGLSIEGMDGVLRSHGQFIADETKSVLGASTGDPITVAIEDTSIVIRFHKV; encoded by the coding sequence ATGTTTGACCCCGTTGACCCCCGCCAATCCTTTCCGCAGCTTGAACACGGCATTCTCTCGTACTGGAAAGACGAAGATGTCTTCAAGCGCAGCATTAAAAACCGTAGTACGGCCGACACATTCAGCTTTTACGACGGACCGCCGTTTGCGACCGGTTTGCCGCATTATGGACACCTGCTTGCAGGCACCATCAAAGACGTGATCCCCCGCTACCAGACAATGAAAGGAAAGCGCGTGGAACGCCGTTTTGGGTGGGATTGTCATGGCCTCCCGATCGAGTACGAAATCGAGAAGGAGCATAATATCAAGGGAAAGCAGGATATTGAGGCCATGGGCGTAAAAGCCTTCAATGACCTCTGCCGCGGCATTGTGCAGCGTTATACGAAGGAATGGAGAGCAACTGTCGAGCGCGTCGGGCGGTTTGTGGATATGGATCATGACTATAAGACGATGGACCCGCAGTACATGGAATCCATCTGGTGGGTGTTCAAGTCACTGCACGACAAAGGCCTGATTTATGAGGGATATAAGCCGATGCACGTCTGTCCGCGCTGCGGCACGCCTCTCAGCAACTTTGAGGTCACACAGGGATATAAAGATGTGACCGATCAGTCTGCAACCGTCCGCTTTGAGCTAGCCGATGAGCCAGGAACCTACATTTTAGCTTGGACGACGACGCCGTGGACGCTTCCCGGAAACTTGTTCCTGGCCGTGCATCCCGAGACCGACTACGTCAGGGTTCGCTGTGAGGGCGCTGTGTACATTGTCGCTGCAGCTCTTGTTGGAAAGGTTTTTGAGAAGAAAGAGCATGAGGTCACAGGAGATGCATTCAAAGGAGAGACGCTCATTGGGAAAACGTATAAGCCGCTCTTCCCCTACTTTGTGGATGCCTACAAAGATTCCTTCAAAGTGGTCAGTGGCGATTTTGTCACCACCGAGGACGGAACGGGAATCGTGCACATCGCTCCGGGATTCGGTGAGGATGACTTTACGGTCGGGAAGCAGATTTTCGGAAAGGATTATCAGCCGCTGCAGCACGTCACAATGAACGGCCAGTTTGTCCCTGCTGTCACGGATTTTGCAGGTATGGACGTGAAGCCAAAGGATGATCCCTCGAAAGTCGATCAGAAAGTCATCAAGTGGCTGGAGGCGCAGGGCCTTCTCTTCACATCCGCAAGTTACCGCCACAGCTACCCGCACTGCTGGCGCTGTGACTCCCCGCTTCTGAACTACGCAACCAGCTCCTGGTTTGTGAGCGTCGACAAAGTGAAGCAGGACATGCTCCTTGTGAATCAGGAAACCGAATGGGTGCCGGCACACCTGCGTGACGGCCGTTTCGGTAAATGGCTCGAAAATGCACGCGACTGGGCTATTTCCCGCAACCGCTACTGGGGAACCCCGCTCCCGATCTGGCGGACGGATGACAAGAAAGAATTGGAGGTGATTATGAACAGAGAAGATCTGATGGCGCATAAGCTGATCCGATTCACCAAAGTATCGGTTGTCCGCCACGGCCAGAGCGAGGGAAATCTGATCCCGATCTATCAGGGAACAATGCCCGGTACCAATCTCACAGATCTTGGAAAAGGGCAGGCAGCATCTGCGGCAGCATTCCTGAACAAGAGCTCGATTGTCCCGACTGTCATCTACACCTCCCCTATCGCGCGAGCCCTGCAGACAGCGGAAATACTCGCAAAAGAAACAGGAGCGCAGATTATTGTGGATGACCGTCTCCGCGAGATTGATATGGGTGAGCACGAAGGGAAAACAATCCCGGTTGCAGACCTGGAGATCTCCAAACAGCTCCGTCAGGATAAGAAATCTCTCACCTCTCCGCAGAGCACGTATCATCTTCCCGGCATGGAGCCGTGGGACAGTGTGAAGGCGCGCATTTTCTCATTCTTTGAAGAAACGCTCCCAAAACACAGAAGTGACCACATCGCCATCGTCACACATGGCGACCCGATGTATGTGGTCGATCATTTCTTTACCAAAGAAGATCCCTACAAGATTGTCGCACGCGAACTTGCGTCCCATGCCACTCCACAGACGTACTTCTGGGATCACAGCACACAGAGCCAGATGGATCTGCACAAAGATGTGATTGATGATCTGACCTGGTCAGGGTCTCTCAGTGATGCCAGTGTGAAGCTGACACTGGTGCGTCACGGAGAAACTGACCGTAATAAAGACAAGCGCTTTAATGATGACGACACACCTCTCAACGCTACCGGCGACATGCAGGCGGAGACACTGGCAAAGACGATGGGCAAAGGCACCTTTGATGTTGTCCTGTCCTCCGATCTGCCGCGCGCAGCGAAGACGGCTGCCTTTATCAAAAAAGCTATCGACGCACCGCATGAAGAAGAATGGGCCATGCTCCGTGAACGGAATTTTGGCTCCTGGAAGGGGAAAACTATTGCGGAAGTCATCAAAAACAAGCCACTGATGTATCCAGACATGGATGCCGCTCTCAGTCACCACACACCGGAGAATGGTGAAAGTCTGCAGGAATTACTCTCCCGCGCAGAACAGGCGGCAGCAATGATCCGTGAAAAGTTTGCCGGAAAGCGTGTGCTTCTTGTCGGACATGGCGGATTCATACAGGCGCTGCGCCTGGTGATTGAGAACCGCTCCTATGCAGAAGGTATCAACTTACTGCCTCAGAACACAGAAAAAATCGATTTCCCCCTCCATCCTGTCCTCAGGCGCATCCCGGACGTCCTCGACTGCTGGTTCGAAAGCGGATCGATGCCGTACGCACAGAGCCATTTCCCGTTTGAGCAATCAAGCAGTGAACTGCCGAAAGGCTTCCCTGCAGACTTCATTGCGGAAGGAATCGACCAGACACGCGGCTGGTTCTATACACTCACAGTGCTGAGCGCCTCACTCTTCAAAAAGCCGGCATTCAAACACTGTATTGTGAATGGAACCGTGCTTGCCGAAGACGGACGCAAAATGAGCAAGCGCCTGAAAAACTATCCGGACCCCGTCGAAGTCGTGGAAAAGCATGGTGCCGATGCACTGCGTTTTGCGCTGATGAGCTCTCCGGCTGTGCGCGCAGAGGACCTCCGCTTCTCGGAAAAGGTGGTAGAAGAGACAGTGCGTAACGTGATTCTCCCGCTCTGGAACAGCTACAGCTTCTTCGTCACCTACGCGAACGCAGCAGGCTTCGAGCCCTCCAGTAAGCCAATCGCATCGAATCACCCGCTCGATAAATGGATCCGCGCAGAAGTGCAGGATCTGGTGAACCGCATGACGGAACAGCTGGATCAATATGATCTCTCCGCTACCTGTAACGAGCTCGGCTCGACCATTGATGCACTGACCAACTGGTACATCCGCCTCTCCCGCCGCAGATTCGCCGGCAAAACTGCCGGTGAGCAGGATGTGTACGCAGACGGGAATGATGCAGAACGTCAGGCTGCACTCACCACGCTCCATGAAGTCCTTCTAACCATCAGCCAGGTCCTGGCGCCGTTCTGTCCGTTTATCACCGATGCCATCTACCTCAACCTCAGTCCTGCCAAGCATGGCTCCATTCATCTGACAGATTGGCCGACGATGCAGGCACTGACAAAAGAGGACGATGCCCTTATCCGCAAGAACCGCGTGCTACGTTTGATCGTGCGCCTGGGAAACAAGATCCGCTCGGAAAAGAAGATCAAAGTCCGCCAGCCCCTGAGCAAATCCATCATTGCCATTCCTGTATCGATGCTGAAGGCAGATGATCTTACAAACGAGGATTTGCAGCTTCTGCGGCAGGAACTCAACGTGAAAGACGTCACATTCACGGAGGATGCAGGATCGCTGGGCCAGAGCATTGCCATGGTCGATGCCCGCAAGGCAGGTCCGCGCTTTGGCGGCCGTGTCCAGGAACTTATCAAGGCCGGAAAGGCAGGCGAGTTTACAGTAGAAGAAAACGGCGAAGTGCTGATTCTGGATGAACGCCTGAGTCCGGATGAAGTGAAAATTATCTACAACGGTCGTGAAGGTGCCGATATGGCAGCGGAGGGCGGTGTTGTTGTCAGCATGGAAACCACGCTCACAGATGAACTGATCGCCGAAGGCTACGCCCGCGATGTCATCCGCTCCGTCCAGAAACTTCGTAAAGAGTCAGGTCTGCTGCATACGGATACGATCGGGCTTTCGATTGAAGGCATGGATGGCGTCCTAAGAAGCCACGGTCAGTTTATCGCAGACGAAACCAAGTCCGTACTTGGCGCCTCCACCGGAGACCCGATCACTGTCGCTATTGAAGACACCTCTATTGTTATCCGCTTCCATAAAGTCTGA
- a CDS encoding aquaporin, with the protein MKKSAISSRACVAEFLGTFLLATGVGVTIGIPGSGVPTAVLAGLILGTMVYSIGAISGAHINPAVTVSLFSVGKIKAPAAISYILSQLLGGGLALLLQMYHFPFTLEQSMDNMALTAVGEIIGTFILVWGICSVVYGKVQDSASGLTIGASLTIGAIIASIGSYGVLNPAVAAGLGIFAPVYLLAPFVGGVLAAQLYRWTANGK; encoded by the coding sequence ATGAAAAAGAGTGCCATTTCTTCCCGCGCCTGCGTCGCGGAATTTCTCGGAACATTTTTACTTGCCACAGGTGTTGGCGTCACGATCGGCATTCCTGGTAGCGGCGTGCCCACTGCGGTGCTGGCAGGTCTCATTCTGGGTACGATGGTGTATAGCATCGGCGCCATCAGCGGTGCGCACATCAACCCAGCTGTCACTGTCTCCCTTTTCAGTGTCGGAAAGATCAAGGCTCCTGCAGCCATTTCCTACATTCTGAGCCAATTGCTGGGAGGCGGTCTTGCACTCCTGCTTCAGATGTATCATTTCCCCTTCACTCTTGAGCAGAGTATGGACAACATGGCGCTCACCGCTGTTGGTGAAATAATCGGTACATTCATTCTGGTCTGGGGTATTTGCTCCGTGGTCTATGGAAAAGTCCAGGATAGTGCAAGCGGTCTGACTATTGGTGCCTCGCTCACGATTGGTGCCATCATTGCATCGATCGGTTCCTATGGAGTCCTTAACCCTGCAGTCGCGGCCGGTCTCGGTATCTTCGCACCCGTGTATCTGCTCGCGCCGTTTGTGGGTGGCGTACTTGCTGCGCAGCTTTACCGGTGGACAGCAAATGGTAAATAA
- a CDS encoding S-layer homology domain-containing protein → MNLSRLVLAAGTLGMLYAPAASAKFLSDFVPSTTYVTPEAVEDMTLPSGVTAETKMTRASFTAMVIEHLYSDIEIENCYWDIAPTLPPTFTLLYTDVSVNASYAKQLCIALRDGIARGYKDGSYRPNNEITFAEASKIIARAYGLTPYAEATNRGAWYGPYAFALAERNTIPVSVSTLQHIVTADEAMEMLERLDNDITTRPGTPYKQLDARVVPLNVLLQMNRPTKALVLPPTKTTPSSAASSSSMPSSVGSTSSDTTLPWYKLF, encoded by the coding sequence ATGAACCTGTCCCGTCTCGTTCTTGCCGCAGGCACACTCGGCATGCTCTACGCACCCGCTGCCTCCGCAAAATTTCTGTCCGACTTCGTCCCGTCAACAACCTACGTTACCCCTGAAGCTGTTGAAGACATGACTCTTCCGTCAGGAGTCACTGCAGAGACCAAAATGACCCGCGCATCCTTCACGGCGATGGTGATTGAACATCTCTACAGCGACATTGAAATTGAGAACTGCTACTGGGACATTGCCCCGACGCTGCCTCCGACTTTCACCCTCCTCTACACCGATGTCAGCGTGAATGCATCGTATGCAAAGCAGCTTTGCATCGCTCTGCGTGACGGTATTGCACGCGGGTACAAGGACGGTTCCTACCGCCCGAATAATGAGATCACGTTTGCAGAAGCATCCAAGATTATCGCCCGTGCCTATGGTCTGACTCCGTACGCAGAAGCGACAAACCGCGGTGCCTGGTACGGTCCGTACGCTTTTGCCCTTGCAGAACGCAATACCATCCCGGTTTCTGTCTCAACGTTGCAACACATTGTTACAGCTGATGAAGCGATGGAAATGCTGGAGCGCCTCGACAATGACATCACCACACGCCCGGGTACTCCGTACAAGCAGCTCGACGCACGTGTTGTTCCGTTGAATGTTCTCCTTCAGATGAACAGACCGACCAAGGCTCTGGTCCTCCCTCCCACCAAGACCACGCCAAGCTCTGCAGCATCCAGCTCCTCCATGCCTTCCAGTGTTGGATCAACATCCTCTGACACGACATTGCCCTGGTACAAACTCTTTTAA